ATGGCTGTACAGCGGGTTCTACGGTCTGGCCAAGGTCGGCGTGAACGGCCTGACCCAGCAGCTCGCCACCGAGCTCGGCGGGCAGAACATCCGCGTCAACGCGATCGCCCCGGGCCCCATCGACACCGAGGCGACCCGGAGCACGACGCCCAAGGAGATGGTCGCCGACATCGTGAACCGGCTGCCGCTGAAGCGTTTCGGCACTCCCGAGGATCTCGTCGGAATGTGCCTGTTCCTGCTGTCCGACGAAGCCGGGTGGATCACCGGGCAGATCTTCAACGTCGACGGCGGCCAGGTCATCCGCTCATGAGCGAGTCGTCCCCCATCCGTCTGGGGTATGTCGGACTCGGCAACATCGGTGGGCCGATGGCCGGGAGCCTGGCCGCCTGGGCCGGTGGGCTGACGGTGTTCGACCTGTCGTCCGACGCCGTCGCGAAGGTCGTCGAGAAAGGCGCCACCGCTGCGGAATCGCTCGCCGATCTCGCCGCGTCGGCCGACATCATCGGCATCTGCGTGCTCGACGACGCGCAGGTCCGAACCGTGGTCGCGGGTCCGGACGGCCTGCTGTCGGCAGCTCGCCCGGGCACCGTCATCACCGTCCACTCGACCATTGCGCCGGAGACCGCCGTCGAACTGGCGGATCTGTGCGCGGCGCGCGAGGTGACACTGCTCGACGCACCGATCTCCGGCGGTGCGATGGGTGCGGCGTCGGGTCGCCTCGCCATCATGGTCGGCGGACCGCGGGACGCGTACGAGAAGCTGAAGGAACCGTTCGCGCTCACCGCCGACATGCTGGTCCACGCGGGGCCCGAGGTCGGCGCGGGTACCCGGATGAAGTTGGCGCGCAACCTCCTCCACTTCATCTCGTTCACCGCGACCACCGAGGCCGCGCGACTGGCCGAGGCGGCCGGCATCGACATCACCAAGCTCGGCAAGGTGGTCCGGCACTCCGACGCGGTGACCGGCGGGGCCGGGGCGATCATGTTGCGCGACACCACCGCTCCCGTCGAGCGCGACGATCCCTGGTACGGAATCCTCACCGGCGTCCGTACGCTGGGCGAGAAGGACCTGACGCTCGCACTCGCACTCGGTGAGGAACTCGGCGTCGACCTGCCCCTCGGGCAGCTCGCGCTGCAGAACCTGGCCACCGGGCTCGGCGTCCCCCACCTCGAAGGAGAACCAGCATGACCCGTTCCCACATCTCCGACGACGCACCCGACGAGGCGCGCAGGCGCGGCCTCGCCAAGATGTCGGAGGTCTACGGCTGGGAGGTGAGCGACGGTCCGGGCGACTACTTCGCGCACACCGCCGACCAGGTGTTCGGCAACGTCTGGGCCCGGGAGGGTCTGTCCAACCGTGACCGCCGGCTGCTCCTGCTCGGCGCGCTCGCCGCGAGCAACAACATCGACGTCGCCGAGATCCAGGCCGGTGCCGCACTCGGGAACGGAGAGCTCACCCCAGAGCAGCTCGAGGAGATCAGCCTCTTCCTCTGCTACTACGTAGGCTGGCCGCAGGGCACCAAGATGCACTTCATGTTCGGTGAGGTGATCAAGCAGCACCGGAAGAAGAAGTGAGTCGACTTATGCGGTTTCGAGTCCTACAGGGCGGCGACGGGTGTTCGTTGCTCAGCGCCTCTCCCCTCCCCGACCTCGCCGCGGCCGGATACACCGACATCGAGTACGCGGCGTCGGGGGTGGCCGAGAAGATCGTCGGGGACCCGCCCGCACCCGCCGCCGAGTTCACGACCCGGGTCGTCGTCCGACGCCCAGCGGAGCCCGCGACGTTCAGCGGCTGCGTTGTCGTCGAGTGGCTGAACGTCAGCAGTGGCGCCGACGCCGCCCCCGAATACTCCTATGTGGCTGCTGAACTGGTCCGTTCCGGGCACGCCTGGATCGGGGTCTCGGCCCAGTTCGTCGGAGTGGAGGGCGGCACCGGCTCGGTCGACGTCGCGACCGGTGCGCCGCAGAGTCTCGCCGCCAAGGACCCGGAACGGTATGCCGGACTCCACCATCCGGGCGACGCCTACTGCTACGACATCTTCAGCTCGATCGGACGCGCCGCCCGGGACACCGCTGGGGCCGACCATCCCCTCGCGGGCCTGACGGTCGCCACCGTGCTCGCGATCGGCGAATCACAGTCGGCGATGGCCCTGACGACCTACGTGAACGCCATCGGCCCGGATGCGGCGCCGTTCGACGGATACCTCATCCACAGCCGCGCGGCCGCCGGGTTGCCCGCAGGCGAGGTCGGTTCGGCCATCGACGTGGCGACCGTCTTCGGGCGCGAGCCCACCACGATCCGCACCGACCTCGACGCACCGGTGTTCGTGGTGCAGACCGAGACCGACGTCCTGACCAACTTCCGTTATCACACTGCGCGGCAACCGGATTCCGACCGGTTACGCGTGTGGGAAATGGCGGGCACGTCCCACGCCGACCTGCACCAGGTCGGCGACTTCGAGGAGTTCCTCGGCTGCCCCGACCCCGTCAACCGGGGTCAGCAGCGTTTCGTCCTGCGGGCTGCGTTGCGGCACCTGCGATCCTGGGCCGACGGTGGCGATCCGCCGCCGGCAGCCGACCCGCTGGCCCTCCGGGACATCGACGGCGCCGACCCCGTGTTCGAGCTGGACGACATCGGCAACGTCCGGGGCGGGGTCCGGACGCCGTGCGTCGACGCACCGACCCAGGTCCTCAGCGGAATCGTCGCCGACCCCGTCTCCCGCATCTGCCTGCTGTTCGGCACGACATTCCCGGTCCCCGCCGACGCGTTGGCGGCCCGGTACGGAACGCGCGACGAATACGAGAAGCACTACCGGAACGCTGCTGACGCCGCCATCGCCGGCGGATTCGTCCTCGCCGAGGACCGTGACGAGCTGCTCGCCGACGCCAATCCGGACCTGATCCCGAACTGACCGTCCGCCGATTCGTCTCGGCGCGCGGCGGTTTGAAAATCACCATGACTCCAACGGTGCCGGTGAAGTCGAGTTCTCAGTAGCGTCCCAGAAGTCCTGCCAGCCCTCTCCCAGGCGGATTTCGATGACTCTAGAACTCACGACACCCGTCGGTGTCGCCCCCGCCCCGTCCGCGGCCGGGCCCGTCGACGTGCCGTCCGGCGGCCCGGCGGCCCGAGTACGTCGGCGACGGCTCTCCCGTCACGCCGCCACACGCACGCTCCGTCAGTCCATCGGCCTGATCCTGGTCGTCGTCATCTGGCAGCTCGGCGCGCGGGGATGGCTCGGCGCGACCACCCCCGCGCCCACCGAGGTGGTCGAGGCGGGCTGGGAACTGATCAGCACCGGTGAACTCTGGACCCATCTGGCCGCGTCGGGGCGGCGCGTCGCGATCGGACTGGCGATCGGGATCGCCATCGGCGCGGTGCTCGGCGCGGCCGCCGGCCTCTTCAAGGTCGCCGAAGACCTGGTCAACGCACCGGTCCAGGTGCTGCGGATGATGCCCGCCGTGGCCCTCGTCCCGGTCTTCATCATCTGGTTCGGGATCGGCGACTCGTTCAAGATCGCCCTGATCATCGTCGCCCCGATCTTCCCCATCTATCTCAACTTCCTCGCCGGCATCCGGGGCGTGGACCAGAAGCTCATCGAAGCCGCCGAATCGCTGGAGCTGACGCGTTTCGAACTCGTGCGATACGTGGTCCTGCCGGGCGCACTACCGCAGATCTTCGTCGGGCTACGACAGGCGCTCGGCATCGGTTGGCTTGTCCTGGTCGTCGCGGAGATGCAGACCACCCCGGTCGGTCTGGGCTTCCTGATGAACGACGCCAAGGAGTACCTACGCACCGATCAGATCTTCCTGGTCCTGGTGATCTACGCGGTACTCGGACTGCTCACCGACATCGGCGTGCGAATACTCGAGCGTCGGTTCCTGTCGTGGCGCAACGGATTCGAAGGTAGGTGAGTGGAATGTCCGCAGATCGAATCGACGGTGTCCGCGTCCTCGGGGCCGGGCGCGAGTTCGACGGCCGGCGGGTTCTCGACCGCGTGGATCTGACCATCGCCCGGGGCGAGTTCGTCGCGCTGCTCGGAGCAAGTGGTTCCGGGAAGAGCACCCTTCTCCGGGGGATCGGCGGGCTCGACCGCGGTTTCACCGGCACGATCGAGGCACCCTCGGCCAAGGCGATCGTGTTCCAGGAGCACCGACTCATGCCCTGGATGTCGGTGTGGCGCAACGTCGCGCTCGGGCTGCGCGGCGGTGACACCGAGGCCCGCGCGCTCCGCGCACTCGACGAGGTGGGGCTGGCGGCCAAGTCCGGCGCCTGGCCGTCCACGCTCTCGGGTGGCGAGGCCCAGCGCACCGCGCTGGCACGCGCACTCGTCCGGGAGCCCGACCTGCTGTTGCTCGACGAACCGTTCGGCGCGCTCGACGCCCTGACCCGGATCAATGCCCAACGCCTGGTGGCCCGGTTGTGGGAAGCGCACCGTCCGGCAACACTGCTGGTGACGCACGACGTCGAGGAAGCCCTTCTCCTCGCGGATCGCGCGCTGATCCTGCGGGCCGGCCGGATCGCACAGGAGATCGTCGTCGATCTACCTCGCCCACGCCAGGTCACCGATCCCGAATTCGTCGCCCTCCGTTCACAACTGCTCGGCGGGCTCGGCGTCGGCGGAACCGACGCCGAATCCACCGGCCCCACAACGACACCGACAACGACACCCCGGGAGTTCACCCATGTCTGACGTACTGACCCTGTCCACGGACGTGCTGGTGATCGGCGGTGGTCCCGCCGCGACCTGGGCCGCCATCCACGCTCGCGACGCCGGAGCCGAGGTGATCATCGTGGACAAGGGTTACTGCGGCTCGTCGGGTACGACGGCCCCGGCCGGGACCGGGGTCTGGTACGTCGTCCCGGACCCGGACAAGCGCTCGGCGGCGAAGGCGAGTCGCGAAGCGCTCGGTGGGTATCTCGCGGACCACGCCTGGATGGACCGGGTTCTCGACAGGACCTACGCGAACATGCACCGGCTGGGCACCGAGGGTCGCTACCCGTTCCCGATCGACGAGCACACCGGGGAGCCCATCCGCACCGGTGTCCAGGGCCCGGAGTACATGCGTCGCATGCGCGCGTGGGTCCGGCGCCGCGGTGTACAGATCCTCGATCACTCCCCTGTCCTGCAACTCCTCACCGACAGCCAGGGCGCTGTGCGGGGCGCCGCCGGATACCAGCGGCAGACCGGCCGGGACTTCCGGATCTCGGCCGGCGCCGTCGTCGTGGCGACGGGCGGATGTGCGTTCCTGTCCAAGGCACTGGGCAGCAACGTCGACACCGGCGACGGCGCACTGATGGCGGCGGAGGTGGGTGCCTCGTTCTCGGGGATGGAGTTCGCCAACGCGTACGCGATCGTGCCGAAGGGCTCCACGGTGACCAAGACCGCGTACTACGGCTACGCCACCTTCTTCCACGCCGACGGACGCATCGTCGAGGGTGCGGGATCGACGAAGGGGCGGTCGGTGATCGCACGGACTCTGCTGCAGGAGAAGGTCTATGCACAGCTGGACCGGGCCGATGAGCGGGTGGCGGCACAGATGCGCCAGGGTCAACCCAACTTCTTCCTCCAGTTCGACCGCCGGGGCATCAACCCGTTCACCGACCGGTTCGAGGTCGATCTCCTCGCCGAGGGCACCGTTCGCGGAACCGGTGGCATCGACATCGTCGACACGGACTGCTGGACCGGCGTCCCGGGTCTCTACGCGGCCGGCGACGCCGCCACCCGCGAGCGGATCTGCGGTGGCTTCACCGGCGGCGGCAGCCACAACTCCGCCTGGGCGATGTCGTCGGGCAGTTTCGCAGGCGCTGCCGCGGCACGAGCGGCCCGCGACGCGGGCGGGGCATCCCCACTCGATCGGCTCTCGGGCGCCGGCACCGTCGGATTGGACTCCGCCCGGAGCGGGATCACACCCGACGAGGTGGTGACCGCCGCACAGGGCGAACTGATCCCCTTCGAGAAGAACTACCTGCGTCACGGCGACCGTATGGGTCCGGCGCTGAACGCCCTGGACTCGCTGTGGGATGAGGTCTCCGGCCCGGCCTACGGCGCCCGCACACCGGCGGGGCGCGTCCGCGCGCGGGAGGCGGCTGCGATCACCGCGGTCGGACGGTGGATCTACCGATCCGCACTCGCCCGCACCGAATCCCGCGGGATGAGCAAGCGCGCCGACCACCCCGAGCTCGACCCGGCACTGGGCGATCACGTCCGCACCGGCGGACTCGGCGATGTCTGGGTCGCCGCACCCGGATCGGCTGTCCGCCGGCCAGACCCGGCCCCTCGGCTCGCCGTCAGGATTCCCGCGTGATCGAGCTCGTCGTCGCGTCGGCGTGTATCGCCTGCGACAAATGCGTGAATGCCTGTCCCACCAACGTCTTCGACACCGGACCCGACGGCGTACCGGTCATCGCACGGCAGTCCGACTGCCAGACCTGCTTCATGTGCGAGGCGTACTGCCCCACCGACGCTCTCTACGTCAGCCCGGAGTCGTCCCCACTCGGCACCCGAGAATCGTTGCCGCTCGAGCTGATCGGCAGCTACCGGGAGCGGCTCGGCTGGGGCAAGGGGCGCGCACCAGGAAGCCTCACCGCGGTCGGGCCCCCGATCCCGCATGGAGACCCGCCACCCCGGCTCGTCGAGCAACACGCCGACTGACCGGCTCACCCCGTTCATCCCTTCAGATCGCCAGAACAGAGAAACCATGCCCACCACATCATCTTTCGGATCACCGCTGCGCCGGATCAGACGCGCCCTCGCCCTCTTGACGGCGGGCGTGGCAATCGCAGCGGTGGCCGCGTGCGGTTCCGACGACGCGTCGTCGGCGCAGCGCGAGGTCATCGACACACTCCGGATCGGCGTCATCGGCTCGAGCAACGTGATCGCCGGTCCGGTCGGCTTCGCCCACAGTCGCGGGGAACTCCTCGAGGCCTTCGCCCCGCTCGGTGTCAACAACGTCGAGGTCTTCAACTTCCCGAACGGACCCGATCTCAACCAGGCTCTCATCGGCGGACGCCTCGACGTCGCGAGCTACGGTGACACCCCCGCCCTCGTCGCCCGCGGCTCGGGACTACAAACCCGCCTGCTGTCGATCAACCAGTTCGACAACGATGCCGGCGTGGTGGCCAAAGACCCGTCGATCCGCTCGCTGGCCGACCTGGCGGGCAAGAACATCGGTGTGCCGAAGGGGTCCTACATCGACCGCTATCTGCAAGGCGCACTGGCCGAACAGGGCATCACCGCCAACCTGATCCACCTGTATCCGGCCGATCAGGAGGCACCGTTGAACTCCGGTGAGATCGACGGAGCGGCGCTGCCCGGCGTCATCCCGTCGGTGGCGCTGCAGACCTTCGAAGGCAAGGGATTTCACCTGGTCGACTCGGTCTACCGGGACCATCCCGATCTGGCCGGCACCAGCGTGACGGTCAGCAGTGACCAGTTCCTGGAGAAGAACCCGGACTTCGCCGCGACGTGGCAGCAATTGCACGCGTCGTCGGTCCGCTACGCGAAGGCGAACTGGGAGGAGTACCTCCAGTTCGAGCTCGGCAACTCAAAGGCACCCGAAGCCGCCGTCCGTGCCGCCGCCAACCCCGAGGGCTACTCTGAGGAGCCGTTCCCGGCCCGCGCCGTCGAATTGCTCACCGGCACCAAGGCATTCCTGGTCGAGCAGGGCAGCATCGAAGAAGACTTCGAACTCGACTCCTGGTTGCAGCGTCCAGCGACGGGAGCGAACTCGTGACCGGGCCCCGGTTCGGGGTGTGGGCCAATGTCTACGGCACGTGGGCCTCGGCACACCATCCCGACGACCCGGTCGACGCATCCTGGGAACGCAATCTCGCACTGGTTCGACGCGCGGAGGAACTGGGGTATCACAGCACCCAGTGAGGTGCGAGCGAAACGAACCCACCCCGGCCCTGAGGTGCGAGCCCTAACTACTGCTCCCTGAGGAGGCCGGAGCTTGCGGAGGCCGTCACGAAGGGTCCTGGTGAGATGCGGGTCGCACTCACGCAACCTGATTCGTGACCGACAGACTTCAACTCGACTCCCAGACTTCGATCGAAGTCTGGGAGTCGAGATGAGGTCTGTCGGTCGGGCGGGCCAATGGGTCTGTCCTCTTTCTGCTCCGGGAACAGCGCTGCCCTCACATCAGCGAACGGAGGCCCGGTTCGCTGTCTGACCGCGGGGGCGGGGCGGCGCGGAGGAATTCGTCGGTGGCCTGTCGGATGCTGCCCGAGATGGCATGTCCGACATGGCTACCGGAGTACCAGTGGACTTTCCCACCCCAGTGATTGTGTAGCTGCTGGGCGGCGGTCACGGAGGTCACCCGGTCGTTGAGCGCCGCGACCACCATGCGGCGTTCTGGTGTCGGAACCGGCTCCACGGACAGTGGGTTGATGACCGACGAGACCGCGCGAACCGGTTCGCTGCGCATCAACGACGCTAGATGGCGTCCCTTGGACCCGCCGCGCTCCATGTGATGAGCCAGGGTGGCATGCATCTCCAGCATCGGCACGACGGCTAGCACCGAGCTGATACGGGGGTCCATCGAGGCGACCATCGCGGCGATCGGTCCGCCGAGCGACGTCCCCGCGATAGCGATGTCGGCGGGTTCCTGACTCTCGATCCACGTGATGAGCGAGCGGATCTCGGCAATCGCCCGGATGGTGATGACAGTGTTGACCAATGGGTCGAACCCCGGATAGGCCACCTTCTCGACTCGCCGGGAACCGTGGGCGGGCAGGACGGGGAAGACCACGTCGTAACCGAGCTTGTTGTACAGGTTGGCCGCGCGGAACGCGTAGAGATCGTCGGCCCGACCCTGAGCCGCCCCATGGACCCAGATCAACCAGCGGCGACCGGCGCGTCGTCGTGACAGCACCCGCACCGAGGCGATCCCGTCGGCGTAGGGGTCGGCCGCGGCGATCGATTCCAGGAGCGGCACCGCCACCGAGTAGTCGATGTGATCGAACGAGGTGGTCCCGAAGGTCTTCCGGTTGCGGGAGACGATGCCGGGTGGGCCGGGGTCGAGGTGGACTCGCGACGGACCGAGGGCAGCCAGTTCATCTGCGACACCGACACATCGGTCGACGCAGTCTTCCACGAAGTCGATCGGCGGGATGTCCCGGATCACCGAGTTGACCGCGATGAACAGCTCGTCGACGGCGGTCTCCCCGACCATCCGCGGACCGCAGTCCGCCGGCGGGACGCCCGTCGCGGGATCCCCGCGGCCGGCCGCACGCGAACTGCCGATCGCACGGGGCAGCACTTTCGCGAACAACCCCAGTCGTGCTGCTCCCGACTCCCAGTCGATCAACTCGCCTCCTGCGCCATCGCGGTACTGTTCTCGTCCTCGTCGGCGGTCGTCCGTCCGAGCGCATCGGCGGCCTCGGCGACCGCGTCGGCCACCCGCCGCAAGAAGCCGGCCGGGTCGGGCATCGACTCCGGTGTCGCGATGAGGCCCATGCTGAGCCTGCCGGCATAGCTGTAGGTGGTGAGGTTGACGTCGGCGGGTGCGATGGCCAGCGCGAACGAGATCCAGTCGACGACCTCGATGTCCCCGACCCACCGCGTGGTGCGCGGACCCGGCATGTTGGCGGTGGTGATGTTGTTCATCACCAGCGGCGCGCGATTCGCGGCCAGACCGCGGAAGGTCGGGCCGAGCCGTCCGGTGTAGGTGGCCAGCGCGTCGGTGAGATCGAAGCCGACCTCGCGCCGGCATCGAACAGTCGCCGCGCAGCTCTCACCGGTGGCCGCGATCCGCTCGATCGGGTCGGCCAGATCCGACCTGAGATAGGCCATCGCGGTGGCGATCTCGTTGCCGTGCACACGGGTGGAGGCCAGGTCCTTGCATACCCCGAAGATCGAGACCGACACTCCCGGCTCCTCGCCGCGAGCGATGAGTTCCGCCCGGATCGCACCGGCGATGACACCGTGCAGAGCCCCGTTCACGGTGTTTCCGGTGGCCAGCGCGAGTCGCTGGACGGCGGCGAGCGGGATGTCG
The genomic region above belongs to Gordonia hongkongensis and contains:
- a CDS encoding ABC transporter substrate-binding protein, whose protein sequence is MPTTSSFGSPLRRIRRALALLTAGVAIAAVAACGSDDASSAQREVIDTLRIGVIGSSNVIAGPVGFAHSRGELLEAFAPLGVNNVEVFNFPNGPDLNQALIGGRLDVASYGDTPALVARGSGLQTRLLSINQFDNDAGVVAKDPSIRSLADLAGKNIGVPKGSYIDRYLQGALAEQGITANLIHLYPADQEAPLNSGEIDGAALPGVIPSVALQTFEGKGFHLVDSVYRDHPDLAGTSVTVSSDQFLEKNPDFAATWQQLHASSVRYAKANWEEYLQFELGNSKAPEAAVRAAANPEGYSEEPFPARAVELLTGTKAFLVEQGSIEEDFELDSWLQRPATGANS
- a CDS encoding ABC transporter ATP-binding protein, whose translation is MSADRIDGVRVLGAGREFDGRRVLDRVDLTIARGEFVALLGASGSGKSTLLRGIGGLDRGFTGTIEAPSAKAIVFQEHRLMPWMSVWRNVALGLRGGDTEARALRALDEVGLAAKSGAWPSTLSGGEAQRTALARALVREPDLLLLDEPFGALDALTRINAQRLVARLWEAHRPATLLVTHDVEEALLLADRALILRAGRIAQEIVVDLPRPRQVTDPEFVALRSQLLGGLGVGGTDAESTGPTTTPTTTPREFTHV
- a CDS encoding NAD(P)-dependent oxidoreductase; protein product: MSESSPIRLGYVGLGNIGGPMAGSLAAWAGGLTVFDLSSDAVAKVVEKGATAAESLADLAASADIIGICVLDDAQVRTVVAGPDGLLSAARPGTVITVHSTIAPETAVELADLCAAREVTLLDAPISGGAMGAASGRLAIMVGGPRDAYEKLKEPFALTADMLVHAGPEVGAGTRMKLARNLLHFISFTATTEAARLAEAAGIDITKLGKVVRHSDAVTGGAGAIMLRDTTAPVERDDPWYGILTGVRTLGEKDLTLALALGEELGVDLPLGQLALQNLATGLGVPHLEGEPA
- a CDS encoding ABC transporter permease; the protein is MTLELTTPVGVAPAPSAAGPVDVPSGGPAARVRRRRLSRHAATRTLRQSIGLILVVVIWQLGARGWLGATTPAPTEVVEAGWELISTGELWTHLAASGRRVAIGLAIGIAIGAVLGAAAGLFKVAEDLVNAPVQVLRMMPAVALVPVFIIWFGIGDSFKIALIIVAPIFPIYLNFLAGIRGVDQKLIEAAESLELTRFELVRYVVLPGALPQIFVGLRQALGIGWLVLVVAEMQTTPVGLGFLMNDAKEYLRTDQIFLVLVIYAVLGLLTDIGVRILERRFLSWRNGFEGR
- a CDS encoding carboxymuconolactone decarboxylase family protein, with translation MTRSHISDDAPDEARRRGLAKMSEVYGWEVSDGPGDYFAHTADQVFGNVWAREGLSNRDRRLLLLGALAASNNIDVAEIQAGAALGNGELTPEQLEEISLFLCYYVGWPQGTKMHFMFGEVIKQHRKKK
- a CDS encoding FAD-binding protein, whose translation is MSDVLTLSTDVLVIGGGPAATWAAIHARDAGAEVIIVDKGYCGSSGTTAPAGTGVWYVVPDPDKRSAAKASREALGGYLADHAWMDRVLDRTYANMHRLGTEGRYPFPIDEHTGEPIRTGVQGPEYMRRMRAWVRRRGVQILDHSPVLQLLTDSQGAVRGAAGYQRQTGRDFRISAGAVVVATGGCAFLSKALGSNVDTGDGALMAAEVGASFSGMEFANAYAIVPKGSTVTKTAYYGYATFFHADGRIVEGAGSTKGRSVIARTLLQEKVYAQLDRADERVAAQMRQGQPNFFLQFDRRGINPFTDRFEVDLLAEGTVRGTGGIDIVDTDCWTGVPGLYAAGDAATRERICGGFTGGGSHNSAWAMSSGSFAGAAAARAARDAGGASPLDRLSGAGTVGLDSARSGITPDEVVTAAQGELIPFEKNYLRHGDRMGPALNALDSLWDEVSGPAYGARTPAGRVRAREAAAITAVGRWIYRSALARTESRGMSKRADHPELDPALGDHVRTGGLGDVWVAAPGSAVRRPDPAPRLAVRIPA
- a CDS encoding alpha/beta hydrolase domain-containing protein, whose amino-acid sequence is MRFRVLQGGDGCSLLSASPLPDLAAAGYTDIEYAASGVAEKIVGDPPAPAAEFTTRVVVRRPAEPATFSGCVVVEWLNVSSGADAAPEYSYVAAELVRSGHAWIGVSAQFVGVEGGTGSVDVATGAPQSLAAKDPERYAGLHHPGDAYCYDIFSSIGRAARDTAGADHPLAGLTVATVLAIGESQSAMALTTYVNAIGPDAAPFDGYLIHSRAAAGLPAGEVGSAIDVATVFGREPTTIRTDLDAPVFVVQTETDVLTNFRYHTARQPDSDRLRVWEMAGTSHADLHQVGDFEEFLGCPDPVNRGQQRFVLRAALRHLRSWADGGDPPPAADPLALRDIDGADPVFELDDIGNVRGGVRTPCVDAPTQVLSGIVADPVSRICLLFGTTFPVPADALAARYGTRDEYEKHYRNAADAAIAGGFVLAEDRDELLADANPDLIPN
- a CDS encoding 4Fe-4S dicluster domain-containing protein — translated: MIELVVASACIACDKCVNACPTNVFDTGPDGVPVIARQSDCQTCFMCEAYCPTDALYVSPESSPLGTRESLPLELIGSYRERLGWGKGRAPGSLTAVGPPIPHGDPPPRLVEQHAD
- a CDS encoding alpha/beta hydrolase family protein, yielding MIDWESGAARLGLFAKVLPRAIGSSRAAGRGDPATGVPPADCGPRMVGETAVDELFIAVNSVIRDIPPIDFVEDCVDRCVGVADELAALGPSRVHLDPGPPGIVSRNRKTFGTTSFDHIDYSVAVPLLESIAAADPYADGIASVRVLSRRRAGRRWLIWVHGAAQGRADDLYAFRAANLYNKLGYDVVFPVLPAHGSRRVEKVAYPGFDPLVNTVITIRAIAEIRSLITWIESQEPADIAIAGTSLGGPIAAMVASMDPRISSVLAVVPMLEMHATLAHHMERGGSKGRHLASLMRSEPVRAVSSVINPLSVEPVPTPERRMVVAALNDRVTSVTAAQQLHNHWGGKVHWYSGSHVGHAISGSIRQATDEFLRAAPPPRSDSEPGLRSLM